The Melopsittacus undulatus isolate bMelUnd1 chromosome 12, bMelUnd1.mat.Z, whole genome shotgun sequence genome has a segment encoding these proteins:
- the LOC101872453 gene encoding carbonic anhydrase 15-like, with product MGTQGLGITFLTLPLVVQAAAGGQWCYDSQDPQCGPSHWKELKATCGGSKQSPVNIDRRRLQRDRGLGDILFEGYDQAPPGKWRLTNDGHTVMLSLASELVSEHIAISSGGLPGRYRALQLHFHWGSPAGNGSEHTLDGWQLPMEMHIVHMNAKYRTLAEAKGHPNGLAVLGFFFQVSETPNTNYNTIVAGLRNISHAGDSVDLASTFRLGTLLPHAGRLSGYYRYQGSLTTPDCSEVVIWTIFEEPVEIGREQLQAFVSTLHFPAVGSTLPRMTNNFRPPQPLHGRKVFASRAATASGGSPHRVPHQLLSPLLLLALLGPSSPAP from the exons ATGGGCACGCAGGGGCTGGGGATAACTTTTCTGACTTTGCCTCTCGTCGTGCAAGCAGCCGCGGGAG GGCAGTGGTGTTATGACTCGCAGGACCCCCAGTGTG gCCCCAGCCACTGGAAGGAGCTGAAAGCCACATGTGGTGGCAGCAAGCAGTCCCCTGTGAACATCGACAGGCGCCGGCTGCAGCGGGACCGGGGCCTCGGGGACATCCTCTTCGAAGGCTATGACCAGGCCCCCCCGGGCAAGTGGAGGCTGACAAATGATGGGCACACAG TGATGCTGAGCCTGGCAAGTGAGTTGGTCTCTGAGCACATCGCCATCAGCAGCGGGGGCCTCCCCGGCAGGTACCGTGCACTGCAGCTCCACTTCCACTGGGGCAGCCCAGCTGGGAATGGCTCCGAGCACACTCTCGACGGGTGGCAGCTCCCCATGGAG ATGCACATTGTCCACATGAACGCCAAGTACCGGACGCTGGCAGAGGCCAAGGGGCATCCCAATGGGCTGGCAGTCCTCGGCTTCTTCTTCCAG GTTTCTGAAACTCCTAACACCAACTACAACACCATCGTGGCTGGGCTGAGGAACATCTCCCATGCAG GGGACTCTGTGGATTTGGCCTCCACCTTCCGCCTGGGCACGCTGCTGCCGCATGCCGGCCGGCTCTCCGGGTACTACCGCTACCAGGGCTCCCTCACCACCCCCGACTGCAGCGAGGTTGTCATCTGGACCATCTTTGAGGAGCCGGTGGAGATCGGTCGGGAGCAG ctgcaggCCTTCGTCAGCACCCTCCACTTCCCGGCCGTGGGCTCCACGCTCCCCAGAATGACCAACAACTTCCGCCCGCCGCAGCCCCTCCACGGCCGCAAGGTCTTTGCCTCCCGGGCGGCCACGGCCAGCGGAGGGTCCCCACACAGAGTCCCCCATCAGCTCCTGTCCCCGCTGCTCCTCCTGGCCCTGCTCGGCCCCTCCTCGCCAGCCCCGTAA